A region from the Acidobacteriota bacterium genome encodes:
- a CDS encoding Uma2 family endonuclease: MSTSPAKQTVTREIYYPETDGEPMAETDLHRNLILELYASLEAYYEVQTDVYVSSNLLIYYVQGDRKKRVAPDVFVVRGVPKHVRRIYKLWEEGRAPETVFEISSRGTILNDTQQKSTLYARWGVREYFLYDPEYDWLPEGLAAFRLVDGHYKEIEIENGVAHSETLGLDVVDTGETLRLREPRTGLFLPTRREEIAARQQAEAAQQQAEAAQQQAEAHAAAEAAARQQAEAELARLREDLARLRAQS, from the coding sequence ATGAGCACAAGTCCAGCGAAACAAACCGTAACCAGAGAAATCTATTATCCCGAAACAGATGGTGAACCGATGGCCGAAACTGACTTGCATCGCAACTTGATCTTGGAACTGTATGCCAGTTTGGAGGCCTATTACGAAGTCCAGACAGACGTATATGTGTCGAGCAATCTGTTGATCTACTACGTGCAAGGTGATCGGAAGAAGCGTGTGGCGCCAGACGTCTTCGTTGTGCGTGGCGTGCCGAAACACGTCCGGCGCATTTACAAACTTTGGGAAGAAGGGCGCGCGCCGGAGACCGTGTTTGAGATTTCGTCGCGCGGTACGATCCTCAACGACACACAGCAAAAGTCCACCTTGTACGCGCGTTGGGGTGTGCGGGAATACTTTCTCTATGACCCCGAATACGATTGGTTACCTGAAGGCTTGGCCGCTTTCCGGCTGGTGGATGGGCATTACAAAGAAATCGAAATCGAGAATGGCGTGGCGCACAGTGAAACCTTGGGATTGGATGTGGTGGACACGGGCGAGACGTTGCGCTTACGTGAACCGCGCACCGGTTTGTTTTTGCCGACTAGACGAGAAGAGATAGCCGCGCGCCAGCAAGCCGAAGCTGCGCAACAGCAAGCCGAAGCTGCGCAACAGCAAGCCGAAGCGCATGCTGCGGCTGAGGCCGCGGCCCGCCAGCAAGCTGAGGCCGAACTCGCCCGCTTGCGCGAAGATCTGGCCCGGCTGCGCGCACAAAGCTGA
- a CDS encoding HEAT repeat domain-containing protein, whose translation MPTLHRLFVHWRLLSATVCLFSIVLLLASRDGAAVYQTAQRQQAALPVRLALQFGKPWQQRLTLKQGETFEVLVSLPAPSALPPHGRIAVNWKLVKGPAPASNVLTHAAAFGIYTAPTADWRKVLHALDPDVYLVYRAPVTGEYALELTPVVDEPTIFEGARWREEGSAPNAVTFPRQTLWPAGTTVPLNVRINPLDLRESERLGQYVEQEPNDTPEQAQSLAFNGVADADGVQVLRVAGSADDIEYFDNGAVGKSGDDWFKLVYTGTEPRLLTCQLSIPDQTLAAQLRVYTLDGALGEYTEGRNENERVHQQNEGHRAAIVRLLKPGGTYFIRAEANAPGYEIELRLLKPAPYTDPRLAVRQALYDHLGQVDAWLTNRPRGASVERRIRETGNLMGTHCMSCHTQSGVWGSAVPIQQGYRPENLQNFRRLVNVMYESLRPTNYLKDAANNTSLAPLDIGDGPAGTRVAGHNVCTAELVAPPRKLHSMQALRAANHVLQTADPSGINAAGPGSNVGQGVVYNYAGEILRRAWDRTRQPRYLAALEEKAALMLSVVPRYSDDMSHRIEFFKRFFPQDYVALNRQARDIQKTLPAEPPPLPTPTPRPDGKPVEPPPARFPAYQLLSAEQAAKLWQRIQEQLPKDEARLRAIQNADGSWGFDPGRTSDEGKTWKTNGEDDPAPTALALIALQALGHGPGDASIERGVKALLRVQNPYGRWNKNALTGFVTTSYALHALSRLYPQTPVKPARAQFVAKPGESLPAAIARVRALSLTDDPALLDLMLQAAAQPQTQVRKWGVMALGGVHTSRGVPALVKALGDAAKPVRDAAAWALKQTLLDDVGFDAVFAAFDNGDDLTRETVLKALGIRADAVMTQPRFDQQRLTRLLDRALNQDKHPGVRAWAAKAAWQWWVWNPPMRAALNDAWTKKLLAPETNALVENCFRYHSHALFVANGHKANGSEEHQYKELASLFKTLEGKLDDNTLSTAVKDRLANRLVGIAATFYNTSGGDGGPGQMGYITEHSTELMGKAAVRVWDKTAADNLPALRLMLEGASNVAYTPLQDRVIEYSTKGPEVLRTIAAAAVSDPSAVRLPATQEKVEPLVEQILRGALDYDRRQTLAQPVLRLFSRAHWDVPKTVEQQQLLYSLLIPKHNKQPGAAEIAAHLQAAADAVKPMGLPNADWYIADRMGGMLAANPDLHSEVLLKLVPGAVPNPLTTHFWLPSVGWVMEYGNGVPEVGAPPDKPANETVAAARARAVELYLQSLRPDAPAMTRGIAQRLANQTGIRLDPRVQAAFRELLVKEPNGALRNALRNGDPQLWLSDLQEAVKQEPLAVALKDAQGQPRLREQFIASFRYFNDHVAPELNRPQRMDERACMTCHAVKGRVPSMELEGPDGNNYWSMAKMLKNYLLLQQRVNLADIETSKLLRKPLNVQTGKEDGHQGGRRYLPSERGYQIIRRWVLDQPRVLQPAATTNSSSR comes from the coding sequence ATGCCTACTTTGCATCGGCTGTTCGTTCATTGGCGTTTGCTGTCCGCGACAGTTTGTTTGTTCAGCATAGTCTTGCTGCTGGCGAGCCGTGATGGCGCGGCTGTTTATCAAACTGCGCAACGCCAGCAGGCTGCCTTGCCTGTGCGCCTGGCGTTGCAATTTGGCAAGCCCTGGCAGCAACGCCTCACACTCAAACAAGGCGAGACGTTTGAAGTATTGGTCAGTTTGCCTGCGCCCTCCGCGCTGCCGCCGCACGGACGCATCGCTGTGAATTGGAAGCTGGTGAAAGGCCCCGCGCCCGCGTCGAATGTGCTGACGCACGCTGCCGCCTTCGGGATTTACACTGCGCCCACGGCGGACTGGCGCAAGGTCTTGCACGCGCTCGACCCCGATGTCTATCTGGTTTATCGCGCGCCGGTCACAGGTGAGTACGCCTTGGAGCTAACGCCCGTCGTAGACGAACCCACTATCTTTGAAGGCGCGCGCTGGCGTGAAGAAGGCAGCGCGCCCAATGCCGTCACCTTCCCGCGCCAAACGCTTTGGCCTGCGGGAACGACTGTGCCGCTCAACGTGCGCATCAATCCGCTTGATCTGCGCGAGAGCGAACGGCTCGGGCAATACGTCGAACAGGAACCGAACGATACGCCCGAACAAGCGCAGTCACTGGCCTTCAATGGCGTCGCCGATGCCGATGGCGTGCAGGTTTTGCGCGTTGCGGGCAGCGCCGATGACATCGAATACTTCGACAACGGCGCAGTCGGCAAATCCGGCGACGATTGGTTCAAGCTGGTGTACACCGGCACCGAGCCGCGCCTGCTCACCTGCCAACTCTCCATTCCTGATCAAACGCTGGCGGCGCAATTGCGCGTTTACACGCTGGACGGCGCGCTGGGCGAATACACCGAAGGCCGCAACGAGAACGAGCGCGTGCACCAACAGAACGAAGGCCATCGCGCCGCCATCGTGCGCCTGCTCAAACCCGGCGGCACGTATTTCATACGCGCCGAAGCCAACGCGCCTGGTTACGAAATCGAATTGCGTTTGCTCAAACCCGCGCCCTACACCGATCCGCGTTTGGCTGTGCGGCAGGCGCTTTACGATCACTTGGGGCAAGTAGATGCCTGGCTGACCAATCGTCCGCGCGGGGCCAGCGTTGAACGCCGCATCCGCGAAACGGGCAATCTGATGGGCACGCATTGCATGAGCTGCCACACGCAATCGGGCGTCTGGGGTAGCGCGGTGCCGATTCAGCAAGGCTATCGGCCTGAGAACCTGCAAAACTTCCGGCGGCTGGTCAACGTGATGTATGAATCGTTGCGGCCAACCAACTACCTGAAAGACGCGGCGAATAACACCAGCCTCGCGCCGCTCGACATCGGCGATGGCCCCGCTGGCACGCGCGTCGCCGGGCACAACGTTTGTACCGCCGAACTGGTCGCGCCACCGCGCAAGCTGCATTCGATGCAGGCGCTGCGCGCGGCCAATCACGTCCTGCAAACCGCCGACCCCAGCGGCATCAATGCTGCCGGGCCGGGGTCGAACGTCGGGCAAGGCGTCGTTTACAACTACGCGGGCGAGATTTTGCGCCGCGCCTGGGATCGCACGCGGCAGCCGCGTTATCTGGCCGCGCTGGAGGAGAAGGCCGCGCTGATGTTGTCGGTCGTGCCGCGTTACAGCGACGACATGTCGCACCGCATCGAATTCTTCAAACGCTTCTTCCCGCAAGATTACGTCGCGCTGAATCGGCAGGCGCGCGACATTCAAAAGACGCTGCCCGCCGAACCGCCGCCGCTGCCAACGCCCACCCCCAGGCCGGACGGCAAGCCTGTTGAGCCGCCGCCCGCGCGCTTTCCCGCCTATCAATTGCTGAGCGCCGAACAGGCGGCCAAACTCTGGCAGCGCATTCAGGAACAGTTGCCGAAGGACGAAGCGCGGTTGCGCGCGATTCAAAACGCCGATGGTTCTTGGGGTTTCGATCCGGGCCGAACAAGCGATGAGGGCAAAACCTGGAAGACAAATGGCGAAGATGATCCCGCGCCGACGGCGTTGGCCTTGATCGCCTTGCAGGCGCTGGGCCACGGCCCCGGCGATGCCAGCATTGAGCGTGGCGTCAAGGCGTTGCTGCGCGTGCAAAATCCGTATGGCCGTTGGAACAAGAACGCGCTGACAGGCTTTGTGACGACTTCGTATGCGCTGCACGCACTCTCGCGGCTCTATCCGCAAACGCCCGTCAAACCGGCGCGTGCGCAATTCGTCGCCAAGCCGGGTGAATCGTTGCCCGCCGCCATCGCTCGCGTCCGTGCATTGTCGCTGACCGACGATCCGGCCTTGCTTGATTTGATGCTGCAAGCCGCCGCGCAGCCGCAAACGCAAGTGCGCAAGTGGGGCGTGATGGCGTTGGGCGGCGTGCACACGTCACGCGGCGTGCCCGCGCTGGTCAAGGCGCTGGGCGATGCAGCCAAGCCTGTGCGCGATGCGGCGGCCTGGGCGCTGAAACAAACGTTGCTCGACGATGTGGGGTTTGACGCGGTCTTTGCGGCATTCGATAACGGCGACGATTTGACGCGTGAGACGGTACTCAAAGCCTTGGGCATCCGCGCTGACGCCGTGATGACGCAGCCGCGCTTTGATCAACAGCGGCTGACGCGCCTGCTCGACCGCGCGCTCAACCAAGACAAACATCCCGGTGTGCGCGCCTGGGCCGCCAAAGCTGCCTGGCAATGGTGGGTTTGGAATCCGCCCATGCGCGCGGCGCTCAACGACGCCTGGACGAAGAAACTGCTCGCGCCCGAGACGAACGCGCTAGTCGAGAATTGCTTCCGCTACCACAGCCACGCCCTCTTTGTCGCCAACGGCCACAAGGCCAACGGCAGCGAAGAGCATCAATACAAAGAACTCGCCTCGCTCTTCAAAACGCTCGAAGGCAAACTTGACGACAACACGTTGAGTACAGCCGTCAAAGATCGGCTGGCAAATCGCTTGGTCGGTATCGCGGCGACCTTTTACAACACGTCGGGCGGCGATGGTGGGCCGGGCCAGATGGGTTACATCACCGAACACAGCACCGAACTGATGGGCAAAGCTGCCGTGCGCGTGTGGGACAAGACCGCCGCCGACAATCTGCCCGCCTTGCGGCTGATGTTGGAAGGGGCGTCGAACGTGGCTTATACGCCATTGCAAGACCGCGTCATCGAATACTCAACCAAAGGCCCCGAAGTCTTGCGCACGATTGCCGCCGCTGCGGTCAGCGATCCCAGCGCCGTGCGCTTGCCCGCTACGCAAGAGAAAGTCGAGCCGCTGGTCGAACAGATTTTACGCGGCGCGCTGGATTACGACCGCCGCCAGACGCTGGCTCAACCGGTGCTGCGCCTGTTCAGCCGCGCGCATTGGGACGTGCCCAAAACTGTTGAGCAGCAGCAGTTGCTCTATTCGTTGCTGATTCCCAAACACAACAAACAACCGGGCGCGGCAGAGATTGCGGCCCACTTGCAAGCCGCCGCCGATGCCGTCAAACCGATGGGTTTGCCGAATGCCGATTGGTACATCGCAGATCGGATGGGCGGCATGCTCGCGGCCAATCCTGATTTGCACAGCGAGGTGTTGCTCAAACTGGTGCCGGGCGCAGTGCCGAATCCGCTGACCACGCATTTCTGGTTGCCCAGCGTTGGCTGGGTAATGGAATACGGCAACGGTGTGCCCGAAGTCGGCGCGCCGCCGGATAAGCCCGCCAACGAAACCGTCGCCGCCGCGCGCGCCCGTGCGGTCGAATTGTATCTGCAATCCTTGCGGCCCGACGCGCCCGCGATGACCCGCGGCATTGCGCAACGGCTGGCGAACCAGACCGGCATCCGGCTGGACCCGCGCGTGCAGGCGGCCTTTCGTGAGTTGCTGGTGAAAGAGCCGAACGGCGCGTTGCGCAATGCGCTGCGCAATGGTGATCCGCAACTGTGGCTGAGCGATTTGCAGGAAGCCGTCAAGCAAGAGCCGCTGGCCGTGGCCTTAAAAGACGCGCAAGGCCAGCCGCGCCTGCGCGAGCAATTCATCGCCAGCTTCCGCTATTTCAACGACCACGTCGCGCCGGAATTGAATCGTCCGCAACGCATGGATGAGCGTGCCTGCATGACCTGTCACGCAGTCAAAGGGCGCGTGCCTTCGATGGAATTGGAAGGGCCGGACGGCAACAACTATTGGTCAATGGCAAAGATGCTGAAGAACTATTTGTTGTTGCAACAGCGCGTCAATCTGGCCGACATCGAGACCAGCAAGCTGTTACGCAAACCGCTCAACGTCCAAACCGGCAAAGAAGACGGGCATCAGGGCGGGCGGCGTTATCTGCCGTCTGAACGCGGCTATCAGATCATTCGGCGTTGGGTGTTGGATCAACCGCGCGTGCTGCAACCCGCCGCGACAACGAACAGCAGTTCGCGTTAG
- a CDS encoding acyl-CoA dehydrogenase family protein, protein MTTAAAPATERTFPYFTEEHAMLRDTVKQFCEREIAPHAEDWDEAGIFPRELFKKAADLGLFGIRLNPHYGGSGLDWWATAAYLEGISYANNGGVGMALMVQSDITLPVLDELGTPEQKEEFLRPGIAGDWIAALGISEPGGGSDVANLKTKAVIDGDDFVISGQKLWITNGTRADFIILAVRTGDEGHKGISMVLFPTKTPGFSVGKKLKKIGMLSSDTAELFFDNCRIPRRYLLGELNRGFYYTMTNFQGERLAAALGAVYKMERSIEYAINYGKERKAFGQPIGSFQVWRHKFAEHLASIEAAKWLCYRALDLLNRGERAVREITMAKLVCSELDQKVMYDCMQIMGGFAYTTEYPIGRAWRDARLNTIGAGASEIMKEIIAKDAKL, encoded by the coding sequence ATGACAACCGCTGCTGCACCAGCGACCGAACGCACCTTCCCTTACTTCACCGAAGAACACGCGATGCTGCGTGACACAGTGAAGCAATTCTGTGAACGCGAAATCGCCCCGCACGCCGAAGACTGGGACGAAGCGGGCATCTTCCCGCGCGAGTTGTTCAAAAAGGCCGCCGACCTGGGCTTGTTCGGCATTCGCCTTAATCCGCATTACGGCGGCAGTGGCCTGGATTGGTGGGCGACGGCGGCTTATTTGGAAGGCATTTCCTACGCCAACAATGGCGGCGTGGGAATGGCGTTGATGGTGCAATCCGACATCACGCTGCCGGTGCTGGATGAGTTGGGCACGCCCGAACAGAAGGAGGAATTCCTGCGTCCAGGGATTGCGGGCGATTGGATTGCGGCGCTGGGCATCAGCGAGCCGGGCGGCGGTTCGGATGTGGCGAATCTGAAAACTAAAGCTGTGATTGATGGCGATGATTTCGTCATCTCCGGTCAAAAGCTCTGGATCACCAATGGCACGCGCGCCGATTTCATCATCCTGGCCGTGCGCACGGGCGACGAAGGGCACAAAGGTATTTCGATGGTGCTCTTCCCCACCAAAACGCCGGGCTTCAGCGTCGGCAAGAAGCTCAAAAAGATCGGCATGTTGTCTTCGGATACGGCGGAGTTGTTCTTTGACAACTGCCGCATCCCGCGCCGGTATCTGTTGGGCGAATTGAATCGCGGCTTCTATTACACGATGACCAACTTTCAGGGCGAACGACTGGCAGCGGCGTTGGGCGCGGTTTACAAGATGGAACGCTCGATTGAGTACGCCATCAATTACGGCAAGGAACGCAAGGCTTTCGGTCAGCCGATTGGCTCATTCCAAGTTTGGCGGCACAAATTCGCCGAGCATCTGGCGAGTATCGAAGCCGCCAAATGGCTCTGTTACCGCGCGCTCGACTTGCTCAATCGCGGCGAGCGGGCTGTGCGCGAGATCACGATGGCCAAGCTGGTGTGCAGTGAATTGGATCAAAAGGTGATGTATGACTGCATGCAGATCATGGGCGGCTTTGCGTATACGACCGAATATCCGATTGGCCGCGCCTGGCGTGATGCGCGCTTGAACACGATCGGCGCGGGCGCGTCAGAAATCATGAAAGAGATCATCGCCAAAGACGCCAAATTGTAA
- a CDS encoding protein kinase: MQEWIGPGMVLGDYQIVARIEHEVFLVRAENGSAATLKLLAGHLAWEPATLKRFINAVKAAPPLDHRNICRTFDAGATQGGRPFVVSEVVHGRPLSALEIGLGRTLAARLELASQIAEAVAAAHACGVLHLELTPNKVLVEYDRQLKDAHWINEYADKVNESLVALNFAGRVKVLDFAVMMAALGAPLNRDTFSLQPFTSKETLPYCSPEWVSGEKLTPQSDIFSLGVLVYELLTGNRPFAGETLEEIRWSIFTDEPQSLTDFVPELSLSINQAVLKALAKDPEQRFRTAGAFAQALRGLMHEETESELQRAAAAAREARSLKLRWQGFWPQVLAWLNNHWRRGVAGSIVLFEIFFIAAILIHSQRGAREEAAIDGPREGVPLTRLTHQGTVHAAALAPDGKGLAYLIEEPERQSILFNPFGQQTKDGKPLPEILLVTSKTAQLSALTCAPSGDFVYYLSNLPGAAAELKRVPLSGGPVQSLLPEAASPVGFAPDRKQFALARSQGEQTQIVISGLNGQSLRVLGSWPISNALANVAPAWSHDGKTIVCGLRPAGHDFGYALIALDVASGQQRTLADGQWVEIYGLGWLPGDQALFVNARRLGTDKGQIWRVNTETRQLTALTQGVDDYRGLSLSGDGSRLLTVYTEHRASLWLGLDEQAQPLSATNIEAHAGFTWLNDNQLVYAVARAAEMELRETATDGKPSKLFGKLEAGIRPLGFAAASTTDTQNPGVIFAAAQERTLNLWQGVHGSAIRPLTTLPFALWPQLTAEGHKLLYSKLVNGKATLELKPLGAETGTQLLERGVWGGVASPKGDLLAANAFVEKLGQWQLRIWPLNGGPAVQVFELPGGQPRRLRWTPDGSALVYTVAEHGADNLWQQPLAGGSATPLTKLSKQHLYDFAWSPAGKHLALLRGEPQSDAVLLATDKLPH; encoded by the coding sequence ATGCAGGAATGGATTGGGCCAGGCATGGTGCTCGGCGACTACCAAATCGTTGCGAGAATCGAACACGAAGTCTTTCTTGTCCGCGCAGAGAATGGGAGCGCGGCCACGCTCAAATTGCTTGCCGGTCATCTGGCGTGGGAACCAGCCACGCTGAAGCGCTTTATCAATGCCGTCAAGGCCGCCCCGCCGCTCGATCATCGCAATATTTGCCGCACCTTCGATGCGGGCGCAACCCAAGGCGGGCGTCCCTTCGTCGTCAGCGAAGTGGTGCATGGCCGCCCGCTGAGCGCACTGGAAATCGGCTTAGGACGCACGCTGGCCGCGCGCCTGGAACTCGCCAGCCAAATCGCCGAGGCCGTCGCCGCCGCGCACGCCTGCGGGGTCTTGCATCTTGAGCTAACGCCCAACAAGGTCTTGGTGGAATATGACCGCCAACTCAAAGACGCCCATTGGATCAACGAATATGCAGACAAGGTGAATGAATCTTTGGTCGCGCTCAATTTTGCGGGCCGCGTCAAAGTCCTGGATTTCGCCGTTATGATGGCGGCCCTGGGCGCGCCGCTCAACCGCGATACCTTTTCGCTACAGCCCTTCACGTCGAAAGAAACACTGCCTTATTGCAGCCCCGAGTGGGTGAGCGGTGAAAAGCTGACCCCGCAATCAGACATCTTCAGCTTAGGCGTGCTGGTGTATGAATTGTTGACCGGCAATCGCCCGTTCGCCGGCGAAACGCTGGAGGAAATCCGCTGGTCAATTTTCACCGATGAGCCGCAATCGCTGACGGATTTCGTCCCCGAACTCAGTCTCTCGATCAATCAAGCGGTCTTAAAGGCTTTGGCCAAAGACCCCGAACAACGGTTTCGCACAGCAGGCGCGTTCGCCCAAGCCTTGCGCGGCCTGATGCATGAGGAAACCGAAAGCGAGTTGCAACGCGCCGCCGCCGCCGCCCGCGAGGCGCGCTCGCTCAAGCTACGCTGGCAGGGGTTTTGGCCGCAGGTGCTGGCTTGGTTGAATAATCATTGGCGGCGCGGTGTGGCAGGCAGCATTGTGCTGTTTGAGATTTTCTTTATCGCCGCGATCTTGATTCACTCGCAGCGCGGTGCGCGCGAAGAAGCCGCCATTGACGGCCCGCGCGAAGGGGTGCCCCTGACACGCCTGACGCACCAAGGCACCGTCCACGCGGCGGCGCTGGCACCCGATGGAAAAGGGTTGGCGTATCTGATCGAAGAACCTGAACGTCAGAGCATTCTGTTCAATCCCTTTGGCCAGCAAACCAAGGACGGCAAACCCCTGCCCGAAATCTTGCTGGTGACTTCCAAAACCGCCCAACTCTCGGCGTTGACCTGCGCCCCCAGCGGCGATTTTGTTTATTACTTAAGCAACTTGCCCGGTGCCGCTGCGGAATTGAAACGCGTGCCGCTTAGTGGCGGGCCAGTACAAAGCCTCTTGCCTGAGGCCGCCAGTCCGGTGGGCTTTGCGCCGGATCGTAAACAATTCGCCTTGGCGCGTTCGCAAGGCGAGCAGACCCAAATCGTCATTAGCGGACTAAATGGACAGAGCTTGCGTGTGCTGGGTAGCTGGCCGATCTCAAATGCCTTGGCGAATGTCGCCCCGGCCTGGTCGCACGATGGCAAGACAATCGTTTGCGGATTGCGGCCTGCCGGGCATGATTTCGGCTATGCGTTAATCGCCCTGGACGTGGCGAGCGGTCAGCAACGCACGCTGGCGGATGGTCAATGGGTTGAAATCTACGGGCTGGGCTGGCTGCCCGGCGATCAAGCCTTATTCGTGAATGCGCGCCGGCTCGGCACTGATAAAGGCCAAATCTGGCGGGTCAACACGGAGACTCGGCAGCTTACAGCCTTGACGCAAGGCGTAGACGATTATCGCGGTCTGAGTTTGAGTGGCGATGGCAGCCGCTTGCTCACGGTTTATACCGAACACAGAGCCTCGCTTTGGCTGGGGCTGGATGAACAGGCGCAGCCCTTATCCGCAACCAACATTGAAGCACACGCCGGGTTCACCTGGCTGAATGACAATCAGCTTGTTTACGCAGTCGCGCGCGCCGCTGAAATGGAATTGCGCGAAACGGCCACCGATGGCAAACCATCAAAACTCTTTGGCAAACTCGAGGCGGGCATCAGGCCATTGGGGTTTGCCGCCGCCAGCACCACCGACACGCAAAATCCTGGCGTGATTTTTGCGGCAGCCCAAGAGCGCACTCTCAACCTTTGGCAAGGCGTACATGGCAGCGCCATCCGGCCACTTACTACATTGCCGTTTGCGCTGTGGCCGCAGTTGACCGCGGAGGGTCACAAGTTGCTTTATTCGAAACTGGTCAATGGCAAAGCCACGCTGGAACTCAAACCGCTTGGCGCTGAGACAGGCACGCAGCTTTTAGAACGCGGCGTTTGGGGCGGCGTCGCTTCGCCAAAGGGCGATTTGTTGGCCGCCAATGCGTTTGTTGAAAAACTGGGCCAATGGCAATTGCGCATCTGGCCTTTGAACGGTGGCCCGGCGGTGCAAGTCTTCGAGTTGCCGGGGGGCCAGCCGCGACGCTTGCGCTGGACGCCGGATGGCAGCGCGCTGGTTTATACAGTGGCCGAGCATGGCGCAGACAATCTTTGGCAACAGCCTCTCGCGGGTGGATCGGCTACCCCGCTGACCAAACTTAGCAAACAACACCTTTATGATTTCGCCTGGTCACCGGCGGGAAAACACCTTGCGCTTTTACGGGGTGAACCGCAAAGCGATGCCGTTTTGCTTGCAACAGACAAGCTGCCACATTAA